TTACCCACCCTACTCTTCAGACAAGGAAGCTGAGGCATGGCAGGGAGGGTTGAGGAATTTGCTGGGGGTCAGAGAAATATGCGGCAAGGCCTGGACCCTGGCAgccaccctgctcctcctcccagggGGCCTGTGGGTGCTGTCACTAACCGTTCAAGACGCAGTGGCTGGAAGAAGCGGAAGCGGATGAAGTCCCCTGCAGCAGGTGTGAAGGCCCAGAAGAAATCCTCGCGCAGGTAGGCCTTCTCCAGGGTGAAGTGCTGGTATGTCTTGAGGCTCGTGCTCACTTCCGCAGGGGGGTTCACGTGTTCCTTCCGCAGTGCCTGCTTCCCAAAGTCCTTGTCCTGTGGTACCACAGGGACagtggggctggagtggggcctggcctggccctgtcGGCCCCTCACTCCATGCCCGAGGAACTTTTGCCCCTACTCAGCCAGGCTCATGTAAGGTCCCGCCCACCTTCAGTTTCTGAATCTTGCCGGCCAGGGAGGAGTGCGTGCCCACGTGCTGGAAGAGGGACGGCTTGAAGCGGATGCGGAGGTTGGCCTTCTGCCGGTCACAGTGCTTCTGCGGAGGGAGGATGACACTCCAGGCCTGAACTCGAGCCCCTCCTCAAAGGACAGGGCTTTATCTTCTTGAGTCAGGAGTGTGCCTACAGGCCCAGTCCCCGAGGGAGGCTGTGGGCCCCGCTGCCCAGCCTGTCCCTGTCAGCCCCTGCTCACCGCGTCCTTCTCAGGGTTGCAGACCTTCACCCACAGAATATGGTCCAGGAGCCAGTCGATGGGCTTGTCCCGGTAGAACATGAGGATAAACTCCACAATCAGGCTCAGGTCCAGCGACTTGAACATCTTCCCTGATGGGAAacgtggggggaggggtgctgagtgggcagctctgccctgccctacTTCCTTGCAGTCCCTGTGGGAGCCACTGGGGAGGGTCCCACAGCAAACCCTGCAGCCAGCTGCAGGCAGGTGTGACTCTGAAGGCAGGTGGGAATAGGCCAGATGTGCTGCAGTGGCCACTCCAGGCAGAGGTCCCTAACATGACATCGCCAGGGGTGGGGTTTGGGTCCTGGAGCAAGGTGGGGGGATCATgacagagaaacagaggaggATGGGAATGAGGAGCTCTGTTCGGGTCAGCAGGGCAGGTGTGGGGAACTGACCAATGAAGCCCAGCTGGGAGAATTCCAGGATCATCCAGTCCTCGGAGGGCTGCTGGAGTGCGAAGTTCTTCATGGTGCTCAGGTAGTTAGGCTTGGCCACTATGTCATCCTCCAGCTGCACAGTGAGGGACAGAGGGGGGTCAGGACAGGTGCAGGGCAGGGTAGCATGCAGCTTGAAGGCCCAGCCAGGATTTGGGGTCGGAGGCAGAGCAGGGGGTTGGTGCTAACCTGTACATAGTAGATGCCTTTGGACTGTGCGTACATCATAAGGAAGCAGTAATCGAGGTTCTGTTTGGTCCTCCACCtgtgggccaggggcaggggcctcAGGAGTGCAGACCCTCCCCCTTGGGTGTGGGCAGAACACCCCACCCCTGTGCAAGGGCCCTGTGGCCAAcagcctgggctctgggcatTGCTGGGGGTGCCGGAAGGGGGCGGTGCTAGTACCTGACTCTCTCCTTGGGATCCCCAAAGGACTCTCGGAGTCGGGAGAAGTCAGGGTagaagtggggggaaggggagatgaCCTCCAGGAGCCCAGAATGGATCTCCGTGGGGAACCTGGGAAACAGAAAGGCCCAGTGGTGTGCAgcctccagggcctggggcagggacaggggcagagcagggccagcTAGGCCCTGCCCCTTTCTTAAGGCCCACTAGGCAGACACCACCCACACCACACCCAGCCTCCCGAGGCAACACAGCTTGGAGGGGTCGGGCCACCTCTGCACACCCACTGCCTTTCAGCTAACAGaggaagcccccacccccagagggcaCTAACTTGTGGGGGAGGCAGGAGTTTGCCTCCTCCACACCCTGCAAAGGGCCCTCCTTCTACCAGCTTGGTCAGCTGCCAGTACTCACAAGGCCTTGATGTTTTCCGTCACCACTGAGGTGTACTGTGGGTCAGTCTGTGGGGAGACCAAGCACCCTCCCTAAGTGGGACTGCCAGCACAAAAGGCCTGGAAGAAggggctcgggggcggggcctggactTCAGATGACCCCCTACATGGAGGGAGTGAGTTCCCTCTCCTGAGGGTGAGTATGGCTGGGCCTGGTGGCCACAGTGTCTCAGGAAGAGCCCTTTGGGAACGTACCTGGGGCAGTGGAGTCAGGACACACTAGGTAAATGGCATCTCCACAAGGGGGCACTAAAgtgtttcctttaaatttttttttaagatttttatttatttttagagagagaagggagagagaaaaagaggaagagaaacatcgatgtgccagagatacatggataggttgcctcttgcctgaCTCCAATTGGAGAGCTGGCCCgaaaccaaggcatgtgccctgagtgggaatcaaaccggctACCTTTCTGTCCACAGGCCAGCaggcaatccactgagccacaccagccagggctcttcccttttaacttttcattttgacaaatTTGTGAATGGCAGTGACCCTCTGCTAGCTTTCCCCTCTGGAATGTTACCCTGTTTCCCTTTCTACTCCTTGTTGTCTGGTttgtccaccccccacccccgccccacgccccgcCCACTCACCTCAGCAATCAGCACCACGATGACTGAATCCTCCTTCTCCTGCGGACTCAGCTCAGAGATGAGTGAGTGCAATGTGTCCGTCAGGTAGGAGTGCACCTCGCGCCGCACGCTGGGGATGCCCATCACCACCGACACTGCCGGGATCACAGGTGGATCAGGCCCAACAGCGGACCGCCTGGTCCTGTCCCTGGgcactcccagccctgcccctacCTCCAGTACGGCCCTGGCCCACACGCAcggcaggctgcaggctgcttTCCTTGGCCAGCAGGTGCGGCAGGTGGTGGAAGACAGTGGGCAGGTGCAGCACGTGCTTGTGCGAGATGTTCCACAGTTTCAGGCGTGGGTCCTCTGGGTGGGTCAGGAAAGGACAGGTGAGACAGCGGGGCTGCCACCAGCTCCACCTCCCCTGCGCCCAGCCCGGCCCTCACCGGTTAGTCGGCCCCAGGTGCGGTTGCTGTCTCTGTCCCGCAGCGCCTGCCTCTCTGACACGGCCCTCTTGATCTCATCTAGCACCAGGTTGAGCTCCTTGGAGCGCTTGAGGCTCTCTTGCTCAGCAGCGTGTAACCGGTCTCGCAGCGCCAGGAACTCCCGCTGGTACACGTCCACCACATCGCCTGTGGGTGGTCCACATGCTATCACCAGGGGGCGCCCCATAGCAGACCCACAGTTCCCTTAAGGGTGCTGGCGCATGTGTCTTCCTGCGCATAGGTGCTAtagaccaggggtccccaaccctggGGCCAGGGACCACTATTGGTTCATGGCCtattaggaaccaggctgcacagcagaagGTGAGCAGTGGGCAGGTGGGCGAGCTAGcaacatttcatttgcatttgcaGACGCTCCCCATCACTGGCAtcactgcctgagctctgcctggcATCAGATCACCGGTGGCATTAGATTCTCACAGGAGTGAGAACCCTACTGGGAACTGTGCTCTCAAGGGATCTAGGTCGAGGTTCCAGGAATGAGAGTCTGCCTTCTGAGGACCTGAGGCAGAGCTGAGGCAGGGAGGCGAGTGCGGGGAAGTAGCTGCCAGCGCAGATCCTCATTAGCAGAGAGGTCTGACTGCACAAAGGCCAGGATAAATCAATGGCTGGCAGAGTAGTATCAAAACCCTATCCACAAGCGGCAAGTGAAAATTAAGCTGCAcctggtggcaggctataaagccatccccctcccccagtttgtggaaaaactgtctttcaTGAAAGCCCTCCCTGGTGCCAAAATGGCGGGGCACCGCTGCTACAGACCGACTGCACCTGTCCTCGCACCTGCCACGTCCGGGCTCTCTGGGGCTGCACAGGGCACTCTGAAGTCACACTGGCACCCCTGGGGGAGAAAAGCCTCCACTGGGAGGACTAGTGCTCTCCAgtactccctccccacccccatcactctctccttccctctcaggtGGGAGGGCTGCAGGGCCACTTCAGGCCCTAGGTGGGGCATTTCTAAGCAGAGGTTGGAATAACTTCAGACTAAATCCTTTCCACCCAGTGGCTCCAAAAGACCCTTCTGGCTTCTCCTTGCAGCATCTGCTCCTTCTATGGCCCAGTACACCCAAAGGTCTCATCCAGGGCACAAGGCTCCAGCCCTTCCTCAGGAGCTTCTTAGCACCCAGCCttgccccctccttcctctccctgctctgcttcACAGGGAGATCACAGCCCCATGTCCAAGGCCCTCTGGGGATGGACAACCTCCCTGAGCTCCCCATCCCATCCTCCATGTGGGACTGAGCCTGGACACAGGGTCTGTGACTGGTGCCCTGGTGCCCATTTGTCATTGTCCTCATGGTCATCACTGGTTGCTCAACTCTGCACTAGCCACTGCCTCTGGGTTCCTTCAGTCTCATGCCAGCCCCAGGGGTGGCTGCTCCTGTTCTAGCCCCCAGCACTCAAACGAGCAAATGAAGTCGAGACACTAGTCCAGGGTCACTGAGTCAGCAGTGGAGAGAGACCAGCTCTGAAGGCTCCGAGGCCTGCTCTGAAGGAGACCTGAGTCAGAACCTCCAGCTGGGCCCCAGTTCTgggcgttgggggggggggggttgccagTCAAGGAGCAGCACAGAGATGGGGCTGCCTGACCGGGCAGAGGACTCCCCAGGGTGCCTGCACCTGGCCCCACTGGTCAGGCAGGCAGGGACCAGTGAGCAAGATAAGACAAGCAACATCCCCCCAAGGCCTTCCTGGCCATCTTTGCCTCCTGCTGTACACAGCTCCTTCCAGGCCTGGTTTCCATCTCCCAGCCCTGGCAGCTCTTCTGCCCCTCAGTCCCTGGTAGGTCACAGTCCCTAGAATGCCCTAGATGGTGTCACTGCCCACAGCCGTGGGCACTGGGGGTCACAGCCAAGGCAAGTCACCTCAGGACACAGCTACTTCTGTAGCACTTCATACCCAGCTTGCTCCAACCTCCATCCCCACACCCAGCCTACTGGGGACAGCtctgtgcagggggtgggggggtgtgggggaaacTCAGGTTACCGAATCTTCCAGGTTCCTCGCTGAGTTCCGAGGCCAGGTTACCCTGGAAATCTGAACCCCTGAACAGGAGCTGGCCATCCCTGATGCTGGTGGGGGAGGCGCTgaggccaggcaggaggcagtTCAGAGCTACTTGGACACCAGGACACGGCAAGTGGCCTCCCTTCTGCCTAAGTCCCCAGCCATCTACCCATTGatccctgctgcctccccagtGCAGTGGAGCCACTAAGCCTTGCCGAAGGCAGCCTCTGGCAGCGGGCCCTTTGTGGAGCAGAGCGAATGTGAGGATGCCTCCCCTACCCTGACTGTGCCTCATCCTGTCCTCCCCACTCTCTGATCTTTAAGTAGGATGAGCTCAGCCCAACCTTAGTCTGCCCCAGGTGGGCAGCAGTACCCATGGCCGCCCTGCATCACCCTAACCACCAAGGCCTGGACACAGCCTGCTCTGGACCCCAGCTGCCTTTCCCAGGGACTGCCCTCTGCCCAGGTCCTGAGCTTCCCTCATTTACTAAGACTTGGTGATGGACCCTGGTATTCTGGGGCCTGGCTTctgccccctggcccccaccAGAGCCTTCTGTCATTTCCCTGAACACTGAGGCTCTGTCCTgcagcaccctgcccctgccctgcctactGCCTGCAAGATCCCCAACCTGACCCTCGTCCCTGGCTTCTTGCTCATGGGTCCAATCTTTCCTTGCCTGTCAAAGCCAGAACCTCAAGCTCTGTGCATGCCTACACAGGTGCTGAGCCCAGGCCAGAGCTCTGCCAGGTCCTCATGGCCCTTCACGACCTTCCTGCGCTGGGTGACTGGACAGaagtggggagtgggctgggagggcagctCGAGTGATGGGAAGGGCAAAAGTCTGGGAGCCGCTGGTTTCTGTGGGCTGGGCCGGAGTTCCTGGGTGCTAGGACTAAGGGGATCTGGCTTCTTCTTCCAGCTATACCTTCCTGCCCCGGGGAGGTGGTgtggggggcctggccccccAGTGCAGCTGGCTCCATAGAAGGACTGCAGCTGTGGCCACTAATAGAGGTTTTCCCAACTGAAGGCAGAGTAACCAGGATGCCTGAGGCCCATGGACCACAACCTTCCCTCTGGTCCCTTCTTGGCTAAGAAACAGGCCTTGCACCCCTGACTCAGGGAAGGGGAAACAGACGCAGAGTGGCACAGGTTGGAACTGGGCCCAGGGAAGGTCTGCCATCAACTGGCAGGCGGGGCAGGAAgtggagaggaggcaggtgtTTGCCTCCTCTCCAGGATTCGAACCCATCTTCCCAGTGGTCAAGAAGGGCACCCAGACTCTGGcagggcagctcagctggttagagcgtcctccccatatgccaaggttgtgggttcagtccccagtcagggcacatttgagaagcaaccaatgagtgcgttaagtaagtagaacaataaggcaatgtttctgtctgtctgtctcttgctctctgtccccctgccccttcctttctctctttaaaatcaataaaaacaaacaaacaagtaaacaaacaaacaaaaaccagaaggGTGTCCATTCCTGCTGAAGTACAGGATGTTGGGATGCTAGGGAGTACTCTGTGGCTGAAGCTGGCCCCCGGGAGACCTTCTGTTCTCTGTGGGGACAGGCCTTCAGCAGACCCTTGGCTGAGGGCCCCAGTGTGAGGCCTGGCGGAACTGCTGTACAGATGGGGTCCAGCCTGACCATGAAACCCTCACCTGGGGCCCGTCTTGCCAAGGCCTACACATCCTTCCTGGCCCCGGGCTTCCCGGATGTCACCTCCTgctgcttccttcctctctggctATCTGCctacctcctcccttccccacaggccCAGGCTCCTCTGCCCTTACCCCAAGTATGGGTGCCCGGGCTCCCCATCTGCTGCAC
The genomic region above belongs to Phyllostomus discolor isolate MPI-MPIP mPhyDis1 chromosome 13, mPhyDis1.pri.v3, whole genome shotgun sequence and contains:
- the MGAT4B gene encoding alpha-1,3-mannosyl-glycoprotein 4-beta-N-acetylglucosaminyltransferase B isoform X1, which codes for MRLRNGTFLTLLLLCLCAFLSLSWYAALGGEKGDVVDVYQREFLALRDRLHAAEQESLKRSKELNLVLDEIKRAVSERQALRDRDSNRTWGRLTEDPRLKLWNISHKHVLHLPTVFHHLPHLLAKESSLQPAVRVGQGRTGVSVVMGIPSVRREVHSYLTDTLHSLISELSPQEKEDSVIVVLIAETDPQYTSVVTENIKALFPTEIHSGLLEVISPSPHFYPDFSRLRESFGDPKERVRWRTKQNLDYCFLMMYAQSKGIYYVQLEDDIVAKPNYLSTMKNFALQQPSEDWMILEFSQLGFIGKMFKSLDLSLIVEFILMFYRDKPIDWLLDHILWVKVCNPEKDAKHCDRQKANLRIRFKPSLFQHVGTHSSLAGKIQKLKDKDFGKQALRKEHVNPPAEVSTSLKTYQHFTLEKAYLREDFFWAFTPAAGDFIRFRFFQPLRLERFFFRSGNIEHPEDKLFNTSVEVLPFDSPQADKETLQEGRSATLRYPRSPDGYLQIGSFYKGVAEGEVDPAFGPLEALRLSIQTDSPVWVILSEIFLKKAD
- the MGAT4B gene encoding alpha-1,3-mannosyl-glycoprotein 4-beta-N-acetylglucosaminyltransferase B isoform X2 — its product is MRLRNGTFLTLLLLCLCAFLSLSWYAALGGEKGDVVDVYQREFLALRDRLHAAEQESLKRSKELNLVLDEIKRAVSERQALRDRDSNRTWGRLTEDPRLKLWNISHKHVLHLPTVFHHLPHLLAKESSLQPAVRVGQGRTGVSVVMGIPSVRREVHSYLTDTLHSLISELSPQEKEDSVIVVLIAETDPQYTSVVTENIKALWRTKQNLDYCFLMMYAQSKGIYYVQLEDDIVAKPNYLSTMKNFALQQPSEDWMILEFSQLGFIGKMFKSLDLSLIVEFILMFYRDKPIDWLLDHILWVKVCNPEKDAKHCDRQKANLRIRFKPSLFQHVGTHSSLAGKIQKLKDKDFGKQALRKEHVNPPAEVSTSLKTYQHFTLEKAYLREDFFWAFTPAAGDFIRFRFFQPLRLERFFFRSGNIEHPEDKLFNTSVEVLPFDSPQADKETLQEGRSATLRYPRSPDGYLQIGSFYKGVAEGEVDPAFGPLEALRLSIQTDSPVWVILSEIFLKKAD